One region of Carassius gibelio isolate Cgi1373 ecotype wild population from Czech Republic chromosome A1, carGib1.2-hapl.c, whole genome shotgun sequence genomic DNA includes:
- the elfn1b gene encoding protein ELFN1 produces the protein MAKAQMSILPGSSGQGGGMVTSALLCWAMALVFLSLTRVPVVQGDCWLIEGEKGFVWLAICSQNQPPYENIPSHINSTIVDLRLNENKIRSIHFSSLSRFGNLTYLNMTKNDISYIEDGAFSAQFNLQVLQIGFNKLRNLTEGMLRGLGRLQYLYLQANLIETVSANAFWECPAIENIDLSMNRIQQLDGATFRGLSKLTTCELYLNPFSCSCELLGFLRWLAAFPNRTSERMVCDTPAGFSGYSLLSQNPRMPRFRNAFHALSSVCDDDNVTPYLHGSSDGSTPSMLPDFSPCGLDDCSSGTFPVEPISISPTFLDPDARPVMKLKEVTHTSAIITIQIPNPFRKMYILVLYNNSFFTDIQNLKSQREDIELQNLKSHTNYTYCVASIRNSLRFNHTCLTISTGPKTLQEHVPNESTTTLYIMIILGCLFGMLIVLGLVFHCLRKRKQQDEPKSKKLEKMKRNLIEMKYGTELEQGTISQLSQKQILSTGETVQRMPYLPTASDTEQYKMQEISGTPKTTKGNYMEVRSEQPERSIRECSIPPSETSQGSVAEISTIAKEVDKVNQIINNCIDALKSDSTSFQAAKSGAVSTAEPQLVLISEHPPGKSGFLSPVYKEGYHHPLQRHHSMDAPQKRASTSSSGSMRSPRSFRSEGAYRSESKYIEKASPIDESGIITVTPAAAILRAEAEQIRQYSEHRHSYPGPHHIEESIEVSGSRKSSILEPLTCSKPRELSYSQLSPHYHNLSGYSSPEYSCRPSLNLWERFKLHRKRHRDDEEYIAAGHALRRKVQFAKDEDLHDILDYWKGVSAQQKS, from the coding sequence ATGGCTAAAGCACAGATGTCTATTTTGCCTGGGTCCAGTGGACAAGGAGGAGGTATGGTGACCAGTGCCTTACTTTGCTGGGCTATGGCTCTAGTGTTCCTCTCATTGACGAGGGTGCCTGTTGTTCAAGGTGACTGCTGGCTGATTGAAGGGGAAAAGGGATTTGTGTGGTTGGCAATCTGCAGCCAGAACCAGCCACCATATGAAAATATTCCATCGCATATTAACAGCACAATTGTTGACCTGCGCCTCAATGAGAACAAGATTCGAAGCATCCACTTTTCTTccttaagtcgctttggaaatcTCACATACCTGAATATGACTAAGAATGACATTTCTTATATAGAAGATGGGGCTTTCTCTGCCCAATTCAATCTTCAAGTACTGCAGATCGGCTTTAACAAGCTAAGGAACTTGACTGAGGGGATGCTGAGAGGATTGGGACGCTTACAGTACCTCTATCTTCAGGCTAATCTGATCGAGACCGTCTCGGCCAATGCCTTCTGGGAGTGTCCTGCGATAGAAAACATTGACCTCTCCATGAACAGGATTCAGCAACTGGATGGTGCTACATTTCGAGGTCTATCGAAGCTTACAACATGTGAGCTCTATTTAAACCCATTCAGTTGCTCATGTGAGCTGTTGGGATTCCTGCGCTGGCTTGCTGCGTTCCCAAACCGGACAAGTGAGCGGATGGTGTGTGACACACCTGCTGGCTTTTCAGGCTACAGTCTCTTGAGTCAGAACCCCAGGATGCCAAGATTTCGGAATGCTTTCCATGCACTATCCTCTGTCTGCGATGATGACAACGTGACGCCATATCTTCATGGATCTTCAGATGGTAGCACTCCCTCAATGTTGCCTGATTTTAGCCCTTGCGGACTGGATGATTGTTCCTCAGGAACATTTCCAGTGGAGCCCATAAGCATCAGCCCCACCTTTCTGGATCCAGATGCACGTCCTGTAATGAAACTAAAAGAAGTTACCCACACAAGTGCAATAATAACCATCCAGATTCCAAATCCATTTCGCAAAATGTACATCCTTGTCCTGTATAATAACAGCTTCTTCACTGATATCCAAAACCTGAAAAGCCAAAGAGAAGACATTGAGCTACAGAACCTTAAATCTCATACTAACTACACATATTGTGTGGCATCCATTCGTAATTCACTGAGATTCAACCACACCTGCCTGACCATCTCTACAGGACCAAAGACATTGCAAGAACATGTGCCAAATGAATCAACTACCACACTTTACATTATGATCATCCTAGGTTGTCTCTTTGGGATGCTGATTGTTCTGGGTTTAGTGTTCCATTGCTTGAGAAAGCGCAAACAACAAGATGAGCCAAAGAGCAAGAAGCTGGAAAAGATGAAAAGAAACTTGATCGAGATGAAATATGGAACTGAATTGGAACAAGGCACTATATCACAGCTGTCACAGAAACAAATTCTGTCCACTGGTGAAACAGTACAAAGGATGCCATACTTGCCAACTGCCAGTGACACAGAACAGTATAAGATGCAAGAGATCTCTGGGACACCAAAGACTACAAAAGGGAATTACATGGAAGTGAGATCAGAGCAGCCAGAGCGCAGCATTAGGGAATGCAGCATTCCTCCATCAGAAACCAGTCAGGGATCTGTTGCAGAGATATCCACGATTGCAAAAGAAGTGGACAAAGTAAACCAGATCATCAACAACTGCATCGATGCACTCAAATCCGATTCAACATCATTCCAGGCTGCAAAATCTGGCGCTGTATCCACAGCGGAGCCGCAGTTGGTCCTTATATCAGAACATCCACCAGGCAAGTCTGGTTTTCTGTCTCCAGTGTACAAAGAAGGGTACCATCATCCTCTACAGAGGCACCACAGTATGGATGCCCCACAAAAGCGTGCAAGCACATCCTCAAGTGGTTCAATGCGCAGTCCACGCTCTTTCCGTTCTGAAGGAGCTTACAGATCAGAGTCCAAATATATTGAGAAGGCATCTCCAATCGATGAGTCGGGTATCATAACAGTCACTCCAGCTGCTGCAATCCTGAGGGCAGAGGCGGAGCAGATTCGACAATACAGCGAACACAGGCACTCCTACCCTGGTCCCCACCACATAGAGGAGTCGATAGAGGTGTCAGGAAGCCGGAAGTCATCCATTCTGGAGCCTTTGACGTGCTCCAAACCACGGGAGCTGTCCTATTCACAGCTCTCACCACATTACCACAACCTCAGTGGCTATTCAAGCCCTGAGTACAGCTGTAGGCCTTCTCTTAATCTGTGGGAACGTTTTAAACTCCACCGCAAACGTCACAGGGATGATGAAGAATACATTGCAGCAGGTCATGCATTAAGGAGGAAAGTACAGTTTGCCAAAGATGAGGACCTACATGACATTTTGGACTACTGGAAAGGAGTCTCCGCTCAGCAGAAATCATGA